One window of the Maylandia zebra isolate NMK-2024a linkage group LG19, Mzebra_GT3a, whole genome shotgun sequence genome contains the following:
- the prox2 gene encoding prospero homeobox protein 2, with product MNLSLPDQSMHSSSEGCIEDDKADVMLPCFHRNMYDEPLASYSNGSIISQLLRKTIHSKRALDESPFYLSSSAVADCSQEDQSSVSSKDSTVEAASPSGHAPTGASPEGEHAMSDHLQAKRARVENIIRVMVGSPNSRQHGDSERSENEARDTREAREAYRENKRKQRLPQHQEHSASAQVSRKPGSSSSDNCNTKDEECHKLKEQLHSMQRLLRHLQEKFLQVYHQEEAEYDRDETEVGVERDILEESTESHYISAEDDFERKNNRVAAECKDRIKVADYLVQQRESQNLQETLKQELTRAVNDCVDRVFKNVSSKGLDLSPKQRICSSPEMQISTGAERKSQQASSALDHSQAEGVGIKSRSLEYYESSEAHSPQDQTEALSLVVRKPAVPPMSSITPTVKRPYPVHQAPFQFSYSTPLHDSHILEHLLKYGPHSNFGGLPCLPPSMDRTSPDSVDLPWETIAMRSKVTSSHLGHHARPSSLGGVTVDNLCLPHVKIECGELQGMADRNPYMSLNIQEGLTPSHLKKAKLMFFYTRYPSSNVLKTFFPDVKFNRCITSQLIKWFSNFREFYYIQMEKFARQAIVDGVTDIKDISVSRDSELFRALNMHYNKANDFHVPDRFLEVAEITLHEFYNAISATKDSDPSWKKAIYKVICKLDSDVPEEFKTSSYL from the exons ATGAACCTCAGTCTTCCTGACCAAAGCATGCACAGCTCGAGCGAAGGCTGCATAGAGGACGACAAAGCTGATGTCATGCTGCCGTGCTTCCACCGAAACATGTACGATGAGCCTCTGGCCTCGTACTCAAACGGATCCATCATTTCCCAACTCCTCCGTAAGACAATCCACAGCAAGAGGGCACTAGATGAAAGCCCTTTCTACCTCTCCAGCTCTGCTGTCGCTGACTGCAGCCAGGAGGACCAGAGCAGTGTCTCCTCAAAGGACAGCACTGTCGAAGCTGCATCGCCCAGTGGTCACGCCCCTACAGGAGCCAGCCCAGAGGGAGAGCATGCAATGTCCGATCATCTGCAGGCCAAGAGGGCCAGAGTGGAGAACATTATCAGAGTCATGGTTGGCTCTCCCAACAGCAGGCAGCATGGAGACAGTGAGAGGTCTGAAAATGAGGCGAGAGACACCAGAGAGGCCAGAGAAGCTTACAGGGAGAACAAACGCAAGCAGAGGCTGCCTCAGCATCAGGAACACAGCGCCTCAGCGCAGGTGAGCAGAAAGCCTggaagcagcagcagtgatAACTGCAACACCAAGGATGAGGAGTGCCACAAGCTGAAAGAACAGCTCCACAGCATGCAGCGTCTCCTGCGCCACCTCCAGGAAAAGTTTCTTCAAGTTTACCACCAGGAAGAAGCCGAATATGACAGAGATGAGACCGAAGTTGGTGTTGAGCGTGACATCCTGGAAGAAAGCACAGAGTCACATTACATAAGCGCTGAAGATGACTTTGAGAGGAAAAATAACAGGGTGGCTGCAGAGTGTAAGGACCGTATTAAAGTAGCCGATTATCTGGTACAGCAAAGAGAAAGTCAGAAcctacaggaaacactgaagcagGAGCTCACCAGAGCTGTTAATGATTGTGTCGACCGGGTGTTCAAGAACGTGTCCTCCAAAGGGCTCGACCTGTCCCCTAAGCAGCGCATTTGCTCGTCACCAGAGATGCAAATTAGCACAGGTGCAGAGAGGAAGAGCCAGCAAGCCAGCTCTGCCCTCGACCACTCCCAGGCGGAGGGAGTCGGGATAAAATCCCGGTCGTTAGAATACTACGAAAGCTCTGAGGCTCACAGCCCACAGGACCAGACCGAGGCGCTGTCACTGGTGGTACGGAAGCCTGCTGTGCCGCCTATGAGCTCCATCACCCCTACAGTGAAGAGACCCTACCCTGTGCACCAGGCACCCTTTCAATTCAGCTACAGTACCCCTCTGCACGACAGCCACATCCTCGAGCATCTTCTCAAATATGGGCCGCATTCCAACTTCGGGGGTCTCCCCTGCCTGCCCCCGTCTATGGACAGAACCTCCCCAGACTCAGTCGACCTGCCTTGGGAGACCATTGCTATGAGATCCAAGGTCACATCCAGCCACCTCGGCCATCACGCTCGTCCCTCCTCTCTTGGGGGGGTGACGGTCGACAACCTGTGTCTCCCTCACGTCAAGATCGAGTGTGGTGAACTGCAGGGCATGGCCGACAGAAACCCGTATATGTCTCTAAAC ATCCAGGAGGGCCTCACCCCGAGTCATCTGAAGAAGGCGAAGCTCATGTTCTTCTACACCCGCTACCCCAGCTCCAACGTGCTGAAAACCTTCTTCCCTGATGTCAAG TTTAATCGCTGCATCACCTCTCAGCTGATCAAGTGGTTCAGTAACTTCAGGGAGTTCTACTACATCCAGATGGAGAAGTTTGCCCGCCAGGCCATCGTTGACGGCGTCACCGACATCAAAGACATCTCAGTTAGCAGGGACTCGGAGCTCTTCCGGGCACTGAACATGCACTACAATAAAGCCAACGACTTTCAC GTCCCTGATAGGTTTCTGGAGGTTGCTGAGATTACCTTGCACGAGTTTTACAACGCCATTTCCGCAACTAAAGATTCAGACCCGTCATGGAAAAAAGCCATATACAAGGTAATCTGTAAACTGGACAGCGACGTCCCGGAGGAGTTCAAGACGTCTTCCTACTTATAG